In Rhodopirellula sp. P2, the DNA window CGGCGATCGATGCCGTCCCCGATCGCTGCCACCACACGTGTCAATGCTTCGCTGGCCAAGATCTCTTCCAACACGCCCATGTGCTCGGTCCACCAGCAACGCATGCGGTAGAAGTCGCCTGTCGCTTTCACACGATTGAATCTCGCCATGACTTGATGCCATAGATCCAAACGGTTTCGCGAGGCAGTCCAGTACCCCGCGATCGCTTCAGGTGAAATGGGACTGCGTTGCAACAGCATCGCTGGCCCATGGTAGGACAGGACGGAAGCAAGTTCGGTGAGCTGAACAACGTGCATGCAGAAACACTGGGGAACAAGTCGAAAGACATCCGTGGTCGAACCGGAAACGGAATGCAGACTTTGCGCCGCGGACGGCACGGCCAGCAGGACTTTCACCGCAAGTCACCTTCAACAAGGCACTTACAAAAACAGAGACGCCGAGTTGCCGACGCCACCACCGAGCCAACGTTGTAAAAACTCCACCTCCAGTGGAATCCTTGCAACATGTTTTGTTGTCGATCCGAGGACGCCTCGGGGGGGGCAGAACCTGCTATCACCAACAACCCGCGAAAAAACGGCGTCTCAAAGCCGCACGACCGCTACTTGCCAGAAGCCTGCACAAAGGGATCGCTCCATTTCTCCTCGGTCAAAATCGTGCGGTCAGTCAGCGTTTTCAAGAACGCCACCAGCGCGACCTTGGGGACTTCCGGCAGCGCCATCCCGTTGGCGGCGAAGTCATCCAGACGTCCGTCCAGGTTCGGGTGCGGCTTGATGCTCCAGTTGTAGTGTTCGACCACCTCATCCAGCGTGCGGAATCGCCCGTCGTGCATGAACGGTCCGGTCAGCTCCACGTTCCTCAGAGACGGCGACTTGAAACGTCCGCGATCCATTGGGGCGTTGCTGATCGCTGCGACTCCCAAATCGACGTCTTCTGTGTCGGCGTCCACTCCGTTGACGGCGGGAGTTGTCATCGTGAAGAACGCCGCTTGGCGAGCCGGTCGTTTGGAGGAGTCGTAAGGTTCGTCTGGACGGTGCGGGTTGAACGGCAACGCGTTGCTCATGTGACACGAGGCACAGTTCCCTCGGAACAGGAACACCTGCTTGCCCAAGTTTTCCTGCTCAGTGAAATTTGGAAACGGTCGGCGGTAGGATCCGGCTTGCGCAACCCCGATGTCATAGCGAGATTGAAACGAGACGATTGAACGCACGAACTGGGCCAAAGCCTTGGCGACCCGATCCACGGTGACCTCCGGTGATCCAAACGCTTTGGCGAACAGCGGTGGGTAGATCGGATCCCCTGCCAACTGTGGGATCAACAGGTCCAGGTCATGTCCCATTTCGATTGGGTTCTCAATCGGCATCAAGACCTGTTGTTCCAATGTGCGGGCGCGTTCATCCCAAAAGAATCGTCCGCGTTGATAGAAGCGAGCATTGACGAGGCTCATCGAGTTGCGAGGCACTTTCTGGCCGTCGAATCCAACGCTCAGTGGTTCATCATCGGTGAAGGACAATTCTTGTTTGTGGCACGAGGCGCACGAGACGGTGGCATTGGCCGACAGGGTTTTGTCGTAAAACAGGACTCGCCCCAGCGTCGCGCCGTCATCCGTCATCGGATTGTCGGCCGGCGTGTT includes these proteins:
- a CDS encoding cytochrome-c peroxidase gives rise to the protein MSNLTIGRTASRTWRGRVAAGVALGCWLTVLGAIPIGARDSGCSAAEPASVEESTADDARQLNLPETPFNYSDIDWPEHFRSAVERFDNTPADNPMTDDGATLGRVLFYDKTLSANATVSCASCHKQELSFTDDEPLSVGFDGQKVPRNSMSLVNARFYQRGRFFWDERARTLEQQVLMPIENPIEMGHDLDLLIPQLAGDPIYPPLFAKAFGSPEVTVDRVAKALAQFVRSIVSFQSRYDIGVAQAGSYRRPFPNFTEQENLGKQVFLFRGNCASCHMSNALPFNPHRPDEPYDSSKRPARQAAFFTMTTPAVNGVDADTEDVDLGVAAISNAPMDRGRFKSPSLRNVELTGPFMHDGRFRTLDEVVEHYNWSIKPHPNLDGRLDDFAANGMALPEVPKVALVAFLKTLTDRTILTEEKWSDPFVQASGK